A portion of the Bacillus sp. es.034 genome contains these proteins:
- a CDS encoding DUF1189 domain-containing protein: MNVFQQLYKSIYSPKDIAKFRFQGIGKTIRFIFLLALISIIPVAVQFVSFATSALDTLRDSLDKELPSFSIENGSLSSDQSGPVTLEKEGITIILDDTGQMKEGNLDRNENTVAFLKNDFVVISQGHVQSSSYTLFGDSTVTEDGLLDILNSLKDLKWILIPVALSILYIFTSGMTFLKITIFALIGVTFANVMKRNVPYRQSFRITAYSATVSTVFFTLMELLQTRIPAAPILDWFVITVILYLVVKEIPQRKIRH, encoded by the coding sequence ATGAATGTATTTCAGCAATTGTATAAAAGTATCTATTCCCCTAAAGATATTGCAAAATTCCGTTTCCAGGGTATTGGGAAGACAATCCGTTTCATTTTTTTGCTTGCTCTTATATCCATCATTCCTGTGGCTGTACAATTTGTATCGTTCGCAACCAGTGCCCTTGATACATTAAGAGATTCACTGGATAAAGAACTGCCATCGTTTTCGATCGAGAATGGCTCCTTATCCTCTGATCAGTCAGGACCCGTGACCCTCGAGAAAGAAGGCATCACTATCATCTTGGATGATACCGGGCAAATGAAAGAAGGTAACCTGGACAGGAATGAAAATACGGTTGCCTTCCTAAAGAATGACTTTGTGGTCATCAGCCAGGGACATGTTCAATCCTCATCTTATACGTTGTTTGGTGATAGCACTGTAACAGAGGATGGGTTACTCGATATCCTGAATTCACTCAAAGATCTGAAATGGATATTGATCCCTGTGGCATTAAGCATTCTTTACATATTCACCTCCGGAATGACATTTTTAAAAATAACCATTTTCGCCCTCATCGGTGTTACCTTTGCAAATGTAATGAAACGAAATGTACCATACCGCCAAAGCTTTCGTATCACCGCCTATTCGGCTACGGTTTCTACCGTATTTTTTACCCTAATGGAATTATTACAAACCAGGATCCCCGCTGCTCCAATATTGGACTGGTTTGTCATTACCGTCATCTTGTATTTAGTAGTGAAGGAAATCCCTCAAAGGAAAATACGCCATTAA
- a CDS encoding MFS transporter, with protein MREKLLPFVIGLLPILMVLGNSMLIPILPEIEENLHLGSRWSGFILSSFTIPAALVIPFTGILSDRYGRKRLISLSLWIMILGSILCIFNGGVISLFMLGRGLQGVGAAGTMPLAMALIGDLYHGDERSRMLGSLEVFNGIGKVAAPLIGATLAQLVLWDQSFWVFPVISLVILVGLRQTVESTKGVRKLDTKAFSAVFISKGRLLIPLYFIGGTGLFLLFGILFYLSYHIENTFHIDGFFKGFSFIFPLGAMTICSYWCGKRLKTDEELGWTYLKCGLITMSIPLGLLIFFSSLGSLMFFLTISFGGLGLILPVINTFITGSVSEKERGMVVSLYGAVRFGGVALGPVAFGVWREDPTHMYIITFGFTLMNILLFAFLSIRTKGEVRTEIQ; from the coding sequence GTGAGAGAGAAGCTTCTTCCATTTGTGATCGGTTTACTGCCCATACTGATGGTACTGGGGAATTCCATGCTGATTCCCATTCTTCCTGAGATTGAAGAAAATTTGCATTTAGGGAGCAGATGGTCCGGCTTCATTTTAAGTTCATTTACAATCCCTGCAGCTTTGGTCATCCCCTTTACAGGGATACTGTCTGATCGCTATGGGCGTAAACGGTTGATCAGCCTTTCGTTATGGATCATGATTCTTGGAAGTATATTGTGTATCTTCAACGGAGGGGTCATAAGCCTTTTTATGCTCGGCAGAGGACTGCAAGGTGTTGGAGCAGCAGGGACGATGCCTCTCGCCATGGCATTGATCGGTGATCTTTATCATGGGGATGAGCGCTCAAGGATGCTTGGTTCATTGGAGGTATTCAATGGTATCGGAAAAGTGGCGGCCCCACTTATTGGTGCCACCCTCGCCCAACTTGTTCTTTGGGATCAGTCATTTTGGGTGTTCCCCGTGATTTCACTAGTGATCTTAGTAGGTCTGAGACAAACAGTCGAATCAACTAAAGGTGTTCGGAAATTGGATACGAAAGCATTCTCTGCCGTTTTTATTTCAAAGGGGAGGCTGCTGATCCCTCTCTATTTCATCGGAGGAACCGGCTTATTTTTATTATTCGGCATTCTCTTCTATCTTTCCTACCATATTGAAAATACTTTTCATATTGATGGATTTTTCAAAGGATTTTCGTTCATTTTTCCCCTTGGGGCGATGACGATCTGTTCGTATTGGTGCGGAAAAAGATTGAAGACTGATGAGGAATTGGGTTGGACCTATTTGAAATGTGGACTAATCACGATGAGCATCCCTTTAGGATTATTGATCTTTTTTTCTTCATTGGGATCTTTGATGTTTTTTCTCACCATAAGCTTTGGGGGATTGGGGCTGATACTTCCTGTTATCAATACGTTCATAACGGGAAGCGTATCTGAAAAAGAAAGGGGGATGGTTGTCAGCCTTTATGGTGCTGTAAGATTTGGCGGTGTGGCGTTGGGCCCGGTTGCCTTTGGCGTGTGGAGGGAGGATCCAACACACATGTATATCATCACATTTGGGTTCACATTGATGAATATCCTCCTATTTGCATTTCTTTCTATTCGGACAAAAGGGGAGGTCCGAACTGAAATCCAATAG
- the ispG gene encoding flavodoxin-dependent (E)-4-hydroxy-3-methylbut-2-enyl-diphosphate synthase, with the protein MIHRTKTRPVKVGNLTIGGNNEVVIQSMTTTKTHDVEATVKEIHRLEEAGCQVVRVACPDERAADAIADIKKQINIPLVVDIHFDYKLALKAIEGGADKIRINPGNIGRREKVEAVVKAAKEKGIPIRIGVNAGSLERKILEKYGYPTADGMVESALHHIKILEDLDFHDIIVSMKASDVNLAIEAYTKAAKAFDYPLHLGITESGTLFAGTVKSAAGLGAILSLGIGNTVRISLSADPVEEVKVARELLKSFGLAANAATLISCPTCGRIEIDLISIANEVEEYISTIKAPIKVAVLGCAVNGPGEAREADIGIAGARGEGLLFRKGKTVRKVPEETMVEELKKEIDKIAEEYFAKQEAEKKEQEQV; encoded by the coding sequence ATTATACATCGTACAAAAACACGTCCTGTCAAAGTAGGAAATTTAACGATCGGCGGTAATAACGAAGTGGTCATCCAAAGTATGACCACGACCAAAACCCATGATGTTGAAGCAACGGTTAAAGAAATTCACCGTCTGGAAGAAGCAGGATGTCAGGTCGTACGTGTCGCATGCCCGGATGAACGTGCAGCCGACGCCATTGCTGATATCAAAAAGCAAATCAATATCCCACTTGTTGTCGATATACATTTTGACTATAAATTAGCCCTGAAAGCCATTGAAGGCGGAGCTGATAAAATCCGGATCAATCCAGGGAATATCGGCCGCCGCGAAAAAGTCGAGGCAGTAGTCAAGGCAGCAAAAGAAAAAGGCATCCCGATTCGTATCGGAGTGAACGCAGGGAGTCTGGAAAGAAAAATTCTGGAAAAATATGGATACCCGACAGCTGATGGAATGGTGGAAAGTGCCCTTCATCATATTAAAATCCTTGAAGACCTCGATTTCCATGACATCATCGTATCCATGAAGGCATCTGATGTGAATTTAGCCATCGAGGCATACACGAAAGCTGCGAAAGCCTTCGACTACCCGCTTCATCTTGGGATCACAGAATCAGGAACTCTGTTTGCAGGTACCGTTAAAAGTGCCGCTGGCCTTGGAGCCATCCTGAGTCTTGGAATCGGTAACACGGTCCGGATTTCCTTGAGTGCAGATCCCGTCGAAGAAGTGAAAGTAGCAAGAGAATTATTGAAGTCATTTGGATTGGCAGCAAACGCAGCTACATTAATTTCGTGTCCGACTTGCGGTCGTATTGAAATCGACTTGATTTCAATCGCCAATGAGGTGGAAGAATATATTTCCACGATTAAAGCACCGATCAAGGTTGCTGTGCTGGGTTGTGCAGTGAATGGACCCGGGGAAGCCAGAGAGGCTGACATCGGGATTGCCGGTGCCCGAGGGGAAGGACTCCTTTTCCGTAAGGGAAAAACGGTCCGTAAAGTACCTGAAGAGACCATGGTGGAAGAATTAAAGAAAGAAATCGACAAGATTGCAGAAGAGTACTTCGCAAAGCAGGAAGCTGAAAAGAAAGAGCAGGAGCAAGTCTAA
- a CDS encoding DUF4190 domain-containing protein gives MSDERRELNSVDRNLQDIDVYYDNPETDVSRDDYREETAAEIAAPMNVSRDFEDDAAEDATTSGRVLGYSALALSILSLFILPVIMGAAGIVLGFVARRRGAEMLGAWAIGIGAVSIIVGLFVLPFF, from the coding sequence ATGAGTGATGAACGACGCGAATTAAATAGCGTTGATCGAAATCTTCAAGATATCGACGTGTATTACGACAATCCGGAAACAGATGTGAGTAGAGATGATTACCGTGAAGAAACAGCAGCAGAAATTGCTGCTCCAATGAATGTGAGCCGCGACTTTGAAGATGATGCCGCAGAAGATGCAACAACATCAGGTCGTGTGTTAGGATACTCTGCACTTGCACTATCCATTCTTTCCTTATTTATTCTCCCGGTCATCATGGGGGCAGCAGGGATTGTCCTTGGGTTTGTGGCAAGACGCAGGGGGGCAGAGATGCTCGGTGCCTGGGCAATCGGAATTGGGGCCGTATCGATAATCGTAGGATTATTTGTACTGCCGTTCTTTTAA